In Helianthus annuus cultivar XRQ/B chromosome 3, HanXRQr2.0-SUNRISE, whole genome shotgun sequence, a single window of DNA contains:
- the LOC110932344 gene encoding protein FAR1-RELATED SEQUENCE 5-like, whose product MGGHHNVRGTPTDFKNWSQSVRLYIGDRDAQLVIDRLKERSESLPDFYYEFVVEKGQLRSIFWADEISKINYEVFGDVLAFDATYHTNKYNMIFVPFTGVDNHKQCVTFGAGLLFNETTESYKWLLESFLKAHKKQPKLVLMDQDPSMKAAISEVFTDARHRLCMWHIMKKLPTKIHGDLLQNSELRALMHRLVWSIHMKPSTFETRWQLLMEEYGLQDHDWLNDMYSIRDQWVPSYFRDIPMCCLMKTTSRCESSNSSFKVNSTSANTLVQFMLCYETRIDNQRYRQRVAEFKTSSSVFMDSTDLAIEKHAFELYTHAIFTEVRKEIYKGKLFCYILNTKDCDDVRVYYVNQLDKRSSATNTFTVKLELRNQSVSCSCNNFIRIG is encoded by the exons ATGGGTGGACATCACAACGTACGTGGGACGCCAACTGATTTTAAGAACTGGAGCCAGTCGGTTAGGCTTTATATTGGTGACCGTGATGCGCAACTTGTTATAGATCGTTTGAAAGAAAGATCGGAGAGCTTACCAGACTTTTACTATGAGTTTGTGGTTGAGAAAGGGCAATTGAGGTCGATTTTTTGGGCAGATGAAATTTCCAAGATAAACtatgaggtgtttggtgatgtgTTAGCTTTTGATGCGACTTATCACACTAACAA GTACAACATGATTTTTGTTCCTTTCACTGGTGTtgataatcataaacaatgtgtGACATTTGGTGCTGGCTTGCTATTCAATGAAACCACCGAGTCTTACAAgtggttacttgaatcatttctgAAGGCACACAAGAAGCAACCAAAGTTAGTTCTGATGGACCAGGACCCTTCAATGAAAGCTGCCATTTCAGAGGTTTTCACAGACGCTCGGCACCGCCTTTGCATGTGGCATATTATGAAAAAACTTCCAACCAAG ATTCATGGAGACCTATTACAAAACTCTGAGTTAAGGGCATTGATGCATCGTTTGGTGTGGAGTATTCACATGAAGCCATCTACATTTGAGACGCGTTGGCAACTTTTGATGGAGGAATATGGGTTACAAGATCACGACTGGTTGAATGATATGTACTCAATTAGGGACCAATGGGTACCTTCCTACTTCCGTGATATCCCAATGTGTTGTCTGATGAAGACCACATCAAGATGTGAAAGCTCTAACTCAAGCTTCAAGGTCAACTCTACTAGTGCTAACACACTAGTTCAGTTCATGCTATGTTATGAAACTAGGATAGACAATCAGCGTTACAGGCAACGTGTTGCAGAGTTTAAAACCTCATCTAGTGTATTCATGGACAGTACTGATTTAGCTATCGAGAAGCACGCTTTTGAGCTGTACACACATGCAATTTTCACAGAGGTAAGAAAAGAGATATACAAGGGGAAGTTGTTTTGTTACATTCTAAACACGAAGGATTGTGATGATGTTCGTGTTTACTATGTGAATCAGTTGGACAAGCGAAGCAGTGCAACCAACACATTCACG GTTAAACTTGAGTTGAGAAATCAGTCGGTCTCTTGTTCATGCAACAACTTCATCCGTATTGGATAG